A portion of the Lolium rigidum isolate FL_2022 chromosome 1, APGP_CSIRO_Lrig_0.1, whole genome shotgun sequence genome contains these proteins:
- the LOC124684458 gene encoding uncharacterized protein LOC124684458 has translation MEEGPSDGHTVLGPGDAYTNSSAAPADTTSRGSPHVSKLQKLLYRRMLVGVIDGRYFLGLFHCIDKQGNIILQDAVEYRSARHSSSSPMEQRCLGLILIPAACRSSCHVDCFIEEQMSLLSLDK, from the coding sequence ATGGAGGAAGGACCATCCGACGGTCACACTGTTTTGGGCCCTGGAGATGCTTACACCAACAGCTCAGCCGCACCTGCGGATACCACTAGCAGAGGCTCGCCGCATGTTTCAAAGCTCCAGAAGCTTCTTTATCGGAGAATGCTCGTTGGGGTGATCGACGGGCGCTATTTCCTCGGCTTGTTTCACTGCATCGACAAGCAAGGGAACATAATCCTTCAGGACGCGGTGGAGTACCGCAGCGCGCGCCATTCTTCTtcgtccccaatggaacagcggtGCCTCGGGCTCATCCTGATTCCAGCGGCCTGCCGTTCGTCCTGCCATGTTGATTGCTTTATTGAAGAGCAGATGTCCCTGTTGTCCTTGGACAAGTGA